From Paenibacillus sp. V4I7, one genomic window encodes:
- a CDS encoding 3-oxoacid CoA-transferase subunit B, producing MGMGKETRVRIAKRAAQELKDGMAVNLGIGIPTQVADYVPEGIHVVFHAENGILGAGGAPLPGEEDAFLCNAGGYPVTITNGASYCDSSIAFAMIRRGYIDITILGALEVSERGDLANWIVPGKRVAGIGGAMELAQKAKKVIVLMNHVNRQGESKVKKQCDLPLTARECVKLIVTEMAVMEVTDQGLLLKEIMLPYTIEDVVNHTEAKLIIPENISYIP from the coding sequence ATGGGTATGGGAAAAGAAACCCGCGTCCGTATAGCAAAGCGGGCTGCTCAAGAATTAAAGGACGGCATGGCTGTCAATCTAGGAATCGGCATCCCGACCCAAGTTGCAGATTACGTTCCTGAAGGCATTCACGTTGTTTTTCATGCGGAAAATGGGATATTGGGTGCAGGGGGTGCCCCGCTTCCTGGGGAAGAAGATGCTTTTCTCTGCAACGCAGGAGGATACCCCGTCACGATTACCAATGGGGCTTCCTACTGCGATAGCAGCATTGCTTTTGCCATGATACGCAGGGGATATATCGATATCACAATACTTGGGGCGCTAGAGGTCAGTGAGCGCGGGGATTTGGCCAATTGGATTGTACCGGGGAAGCGGGTGGCAGGGATCGGAGGGGCGATGGAGCTTGCGCAAAAAGCCAAAAAAGTCATCGTGCTTATGAATCATGTCAACCGGCAGGGGGAATCCAAAGTTAAAAAACAATGTGACTTGCCGCTAACAGCGCGGGAATGTGTCAAATTGATTGTTACGGAAATGGCCGTGATGGAGGTCACGGATCAAGGATTGCTTTTAAAAGAAATCATGCTGCCTTATACGATAGAGGACGTTGTAAATCACACGGAGGCTAAATTGATCATTCCGGAGAACATCTCGTACATTCCATAA
- a CDS encoding CoA transferase subunit A: MEPYENTHAVASGKVRTLEEALQVITDGCTLMYGGFGGIGTPPTMIEGMLQKGIKDITIIGNDTGFPHIGIGRLITAGRVKKVIASHIGSNPNAGLRMEEGTMEVVFYPQGTLAEKIRAGGVGLGGILVDVGVGTIMELGKETVSIDEKKYLVEPALTADVAIVHAKKADPYGNLVYDKSGRNLNPLVAMAGKFTIAEVDEIVPLGELDPENIVTPGIFVDMVILSRGVTWEWVWEKKPASV, from the coding sequence ATGGAGCCATATGAGAACACACATGCGGTCGCATCCGGCAAAGTAAGGACCTTGGAAGAGGCACTTCAAGTGATAACCGATGGCTGTACGCTGATGTATGGCGGGTTTGGCGGCATTGGAACCCCTCCAACGATGATCGAAGGTATGTTGCAAAAGGGGATTAAAGATATCACGATCATTGGCAATGATACTGGATTTCCGCACATCGGCATTGGTAGATTAATCACAGCAGGCAGAGTAAAGAAGGTGATTGCCTCTCATATCGGCTCCAATCCTAACGCTGGTCTAAGGATGGAGGAAGGCACCATGGAGGTGGTGTTTTACCCGCAAGGAACTTTAGCGGAAAAAATCCGGGCAGGCGGCGTAGGTCTTGGCGGTATATTGGTGGATGTCGGCGTTGGAACGATCATGGAGCTGGGAAAGGAGACCGTTTCCATCGACGAGAAAAAATATCTGGTGGAGCCGGCATTGACGGCGGACGTTGCCATTGTTCATGCGAAAAAAGCCGATCCGTACGGGAATCTTGTCTATGATAAAAGCGGCAGAAATCTAAATCCATTGGTCGCCATGGCTGGGAAATTTACGATTGCGGAAGTCGATGAGATTGTACCGCTAGGCGAGCTTGACCCCGAAAACATTGTAACACCGGGCATTTTTGTAGATATGGTGATATTGAGCAGAGGGGTGACTTGGGAATGGGTATGGGAAAAGAAACCCGCGTCCGTATAG